A window of the Synechococcus sp. LTW-R genome harbors these coding sequences:
- a CDS encoding ferredoxin-thioredoxin reductase catalytic domain-containing protein, whose product MSAAPSPSASDSLEVIRKFAETYAQRTGTYFCSDPSVTAVVLEGLARHKDELGGALCPCRHYEDKEAEVAQAFWNCPCVPMRERKECHCMLFLTEDNPFRGENQTISMEDVKAHTGG is encoded by the coding sequence GCCAGCGACAGCCTTGAGGTGATCCGCAAGTTTGCGGAGACCTACGCGCAGCGCACGGGGACCTACTTCTGCAGCGATCCCAGCGTCACCGCTGTTGTGCTCGAGGGGCTGGCCCGTCACAAGGATGAATTGGGCGGCGCTCTCTGCCCTTGCCGCCACTACGAAGACAAGGAAGCCGAAGTCGCCCAAGCCTTCTGGAACTGCCCCTGTGTGCCCATGCGTGAGCGCAAGGAGTGCCATTGCATGCTGTTCCTGACCGAGGACAACCCCTTCCGCGGCGAGAACCAGACCATCTCCATGGAAGACGTCAAAGCCCACACCGGTGGTTGA